Within Coprobacter tertius, the genomic segment GGCCCGAACGTACATTAGACTCCCTGTCTTGTCATCATAATGTACTTATTGTTTCGGGAATAGCCTCACCCGAAACTTTCGAACAAAAAATAAAAGCTACCTGTACGCATGCCCGATCGATTGCATTTGGCGACCACCATAATTTTACGGCAAAAGACATCGCATATATCAAGACGATTTCTGAAAAAGAAAATGAAGCCCCCGTCATCATCGTGACCGAAAAAGATGCAGCAAGGCTTATACATCAAAAAGATATAGACGAACGACTCCGTAAATCGATATATTATCTTCCCTTAAAAGTACAATTTCTGCAAGGACAGGGAATAGAGTTCGACCATCATATATTCGATACCGTTATGAAAAATAGCCGTAATTACATTCCCCGCACCACCGAAAAATAGAACTGTACCATTATTAGTTTTTCCTATAAATTTTTTTTATATTTGTAGTAAAAGGAATTCCTAAAAAACTCGATTATGTTAGAAAAAATCAGACAAACAGCTGCCTTTCTGAAAGATCAGCTTCCCAAAATGCCCGAAACCGCAATCATTCTCGGTACAGGATTGGGAGAATTGGTAAACCACATTGCCATAGAAAAAGAAATACCCTACAAAGACATTCCCAATTTTCCCGTTTCGACTGTAGAAGGACACAGCGGTAAATTGATATTCGGGAAACTGGGATCGAAAGACATCATGGCTATGCAGGGAAGATTCCATTTTTATGAAGGTTATGACATGAAACAAGTGACCTTCCCGGTACGAGTAATGAAAGAAATAGGCATAAAAACGTTGTTCCTTTCGAATGCAGCCGGTGGAATGAATCCCGATTTCGCGATCGGTGATCTGATGATCATACGTGATCATATAAATCTGTTCCCGGAACATCCTTTACGAGGAAAAAATTTCGAAGAACTAGGAGTACGTTTTCCCGATATGAGCGAAGCATACTCTAAAGAATTGATAAAAAAAGCCTTGAAAATCGCAGATGAAAACAACATTAAGGTACAACAAGGTGTTTATGTAGGTACACAAGGCCCTACATTCGAGACTCCGGCAGAATACCGGTATTTTCATATAATAGGCGGTGATGCGGTAGGGATGTCGACCGTACCCGAAGTTATCGTAGCTCGCCATAGTGGAATAAATGTTTTCGCTATTTCTGTAATTACCGATTTGGGAGTAGAAGGTATAGTCGAAAAAGTATCTCATGAAGAAGTACAAAAAGCTGCCGCCTCCGCACAACCCAAAATGACACTAATTATGAAGAAACTGGTAGAAACATTCTGATAAATGCATTGTTTCACCACCCGATAAAATAAAAAGTAACGCATATTTTCTCTAAAACAAGACTATGCGTTACTTTTGTTGTAAAATAATAAGCATATTATGGAAGAGAAGAAGAGAACAGAAATAGCAACTTTAGGAGAATTCGGATTGATAAAGCACCTTACCGAAAACTTAGAATCGAAGAACGAATCTACCTTGAAAGGAGTGGGTGATGACGCCGCCGTACTTGAGTACAAAGACAAAAAAACACTCGTCACTACTGACCTTCTGCTTGAAGGCGTACATTTCGATCTTACTTACGTACCTCTGAAACACCTCGGATATAAATCGGCCGTCGTAAATTTTTCTGACATATATGCTATGAACGGACAACCGAAACAAATCACCGTATCTTTGGGTATTTCAAAACGATTTTCGATAGAAGACCTTGAAGAATTCTATGCCGGTCTGCGACTTGCCTGTGAAGTTTACGGAGTAGATATTGTAGGAGGCGACACCTCGGCATCTATGACAGGACTTACCATAAGCATAACTTGCATTGGCGAAGCCGATACCGATAAAATCGTTTACCGGAACGGTGCACGTGAAAATGACTTGATCTGTGTCAGCGGCGATTTCGGAGCAGCATATATGGGACTTCAATTACTCGAGCGAGAGAAAAAAGTTTTCGCGGGAGAGTCAGACTTCCAACCGGCATTCGAAGGAAAAGAATACCTGCTCGAACGCCAACTTAAACCAGAAGCAAGGAAAGATATTATTAAAGAACTCTCAGATAGAAATATCGTACCTACTGCCATGATGGACGTCTCTGACGGGCTTTCTTCGGAATTATTGCATATTTGCAATCAAAGCCATACCGGCTGCCGCATATACGAAGAAAGAATACCTATCGATTACCAAACAGCCTCAATGGCCGAAGAATTCAATATAAATCTCGTTACAGTAGCACTGAATGGCGGAGAAGATTACGAACTTCTTTTTACCGTCCCCCTCACCTTACACGACGAAGTAATTACAATTCCGGGAGTACGTGTGATCGGACATATAACCAACCCCTCTTTGGGAGCCGGTATGATCACCCGAGACGGTACTGAAATTGCTCTGAAAGCGCAAGGATGGAACTCCCTGAATGACTAAAAGGATTATTTTATAAGCAAAAATTTTGCAAATTAAAAAATATAACTACCTTTGCAGTCGCAAAACGCACGATGGTGCCATAGCTCAGTTGGTAGAGCAAAGGACTGAAAATCCTTGTGTCCCCGGTTCGATTCCTGGTGGCACCACATCAAAAGAAAGAAAATCAATGTAAATCCCTGATAATCAATGATTGTCAGGGATTTCTTTTTTTATCTTACCTGCCATTTTAAAGCGTTTCAAAGCATCTTTCACGTGCTTATTCGTGGGAGTAAAACGAGAAGCGAAAAAGCCCCACGAATAAGACATTATATCACTATTATTCAACATTTTGCATCTTTGCTTTCTGTGTCTGATTTTGTATGTTTAACGCCTTTTTAAATCGGACAGTATGAAAAGAAAAACATTCAACATTTTATTTTTTATTAAAAGAACTCGTTTGCTGAAAAACGGAGAAGTATCTATATTGTATGAGGATTACAATCGACGGACAGATTATAGAATTGCAGATTAAATGAAGTGTGAAGCCTAATTTGTGGTCGCAGGCTGGTGGTGGTTGTATCGGAAAAGATAGAATATCATTAGAAATAAACCGTTATTTGGAGGAGTGTGTTATTATAGATGATTAATTCCAAAACTCGTAATAAACGATATACGACTATCATTATACACAACAAATCTGCTCTTAAAAAATCCATCAATTAATTTAGCCAATCTCTTATTATCTTTTTCCTCAATTTTACATATTATAATCTATCAATTATTTAAGCTGCCTGTTTTTTGCGATAAAACAGATTTAGAGCTTGCGAAGAAAAAAAAGTTCCATTTAGTTGCCTAAATAGTGAGAAAAGACTATTTTTATACCGAATTATATAGTTTATAATATCATATTTATATATAATTATTTGATTATTAGCATTATATATTCATATATATAATATATTTATATTCTATAAAATAGAATAAAGAGAGGATAATACTTGCTTTTTCAATACAACGGAGGAAAAAGTACGTAGGGGTAATATTCTACTACTAAAGGTATGAGCCAAAACGCAGCTACTATAAAGCGCACCGGATTAAAAGAGAAGCAAGAAAGATAAATACACACTGCTATAGAAACCGCAAACTGGCAATTTGTTAAAGACAATTACCATAAGACTATAGAAGTTACTCTATATTCAACACGACAACTCTGATAAATAGATCATTTTTGAAATTAATTATTTTGACTCATAAAACCAGGTTTGACGGATTTAGGACTTTATTTAACTAAAAACAATTTATAAATTAACAATCTTATCGTATGAAAATGAATTTATTAAAAAATCTATTTGTAATTACTTTTACGACAGTTACAATCACCTCTTGTTCATTGGGTGGAAAGGACCTTGCAATGGCTTCTGACGAAGGAATGGAAAAAATTAAGGAACTTGTAAAAACCAATATAAATACTGAAGAATGCAAAATCTACAGCCTTGAATGGTCTGAAGATTCCAAAGATCACAAACTAGAGAATATCTTAAGCGAAATCAATGTGAGATACATAGACAAAGATAATAATGATTATGACTTGACTATTAATTACACGGATGGTAAATTTATGCCAGAAGAGCCCCAAAAGAGAAAATCAATCAATTATTCTTACCAATACACAACACCTCTCGACCTAAACTTATTGAATGCCGAAGAAATCATCAAAAAAACCTCAGCAGGTGTAGAACTGGTAGCAGCCCAGGAAGATGGAGGGCAATATGAGTTTAAATCGATAGAAAAATATAGATTTTATATCACTCCTGTACTCAAAAAATACGAACAACATTGGAAAAACTGGAGTGATGAAAGAAAGAGAGATTACCATATAGTGCAACAGTCATTCGAATTAAACTTTGTCAGAAAAGACGAACACCCTGAAGTCAAAGGCCGAAAGGTATGGACTAATTACTATACAGTTCCGTTTGCCATGAACGAAAAAGGAAATGTAGAAATAAAATAATAATAAGACTCTCTGATGGGACTGTTAGACGACAAAAAAGAGATGACAAACGAGGACATGGGGCACCTGTTTAATGCCGGGATGACTTATCTGACTCATAAAGCATTTTCCCTTGCCTATTTATGTTTTGACAAAATAGTAAGAAAAGACTCCGCACTATTGTTTAACAAAGCACTCTGTTGGTTTGAAATCGGACAATACGAGAAATGCTATGAACAGTTGAGAGAAGCTGAACTGTCGTTACCCAAAGAACCGATAGACAAGACAGAAAAACTTCCGCCACCTTTTGAGCAATGGGAATATAAAGAAAGTTCTCCATTTTGTCCGATGCCACAAGAAGCTCTGCCCACTCAAGCGATCACACAACTCATGCGGCTAAAGGCAGAGAGTGCATTTCGGCTGCGCCTGTATAGTGAGGTGAGAAGAATATCATCTATTCTCGGCGGTAAATACAATCATCTTAATGAACTCGTAAAACAGATAGATAATGGTAACTTGTGATAGAATATTGGAACTGTATCGGTATCGCGAACCGGAAAGCAAAATAATTGACGCTTTCAGAGAGATTGCAGTTGATAACAGAGATAAAACTTATGGAAATCGCACTCCACTTCATCTCGCCTGTGAATTTGCTGATGATAGAGCTGTCCGCATACTCCTCGAACGTGGCGCAGATTTCAATGCCAAGAACAATGAAGGAAACACTCCGCTGTGCATTCTCGGAATGTGCCGGTATGAATTTGCTGATGAGGAAAAGATAGGCGAGGCTGCCAAACTACTGCTTGCAGCCGGAGCCAGTGTTCCCCGTTCGGCAGAAAAAACAACGGCTCTGATAGAGGCTGTCAGAAACAGACACTTCAGCATGGCTGAAGTGATCGTGGATTCCGGTTCGAAGATTGACTCTACAGATATGAATGGAGAAAATGTTCTGCATTTGACCGGAAGGATAGCGGGAGACATATCCTCTGAAATATGCAGAACCGAAGAATATATAGCCTACGTGACAGATGGTAAGTATCCTCAAAAAAAGATAGATGAGACTCAAAAAAAACTCATCATATTACAAAAACAGGAAGAATCTATTTTTAAACTGGCAAAGAAACTGCTGGAAAGCGCATCAATAGATCCGGAGGATAAATCCGATACCGGAAAAACCGCTCTTGATCTTGCCATAGAAGGAGGCTATGCAACGAAAGTCGGCTCCCTACTTTCCGGAAATGATCCTGAAAAAAATGAACTGTACGCCCAAGCAGGTGGTATGGATATCTTTCAGGCACTGTTCTATAAAAACAGAACAGCACTGGACGCACTACTACGTTTGGGAGTAGAATTACAGACCTCCTGCGAACATGAGAATATGTCCCACTTATTCGGAAGAATATCTCCGTTATCCTGCGCCCTTGCAAGCTCCAATTTCGAAGCAGCAGAGATGATTCTCAATGCCGGAGCTGATCCTGACTATCGTATGCCCGATGAGCGAACAGCTTTTGCTGTATGGGTAGGAAATAATAAGTCGTCAGGAAATGAAGAGCAGTATCTACGTATCCTGGAACTAATGACGCAATGTGGCTGGAATCATGAACTTTCCGTTGATAAGGCAGGAAATACCGCACTTTCATTTGCGTGCAGTTACGTCAGTGGCGGACCGGGAAAAGCTGCCATTCAATATCTTCTAAAAAACGGAGCGGAAACAAATATTGTTAATTTATGCGGACAGACACCTCTGATGATTTTGTACGGTGGACGCTATTGGGATGGCTATATTCCGATCCTGCCGACCCTGCCACGCTCTTATCCATACGGGCTGAAACATTGCGGTAGTGACGAGGCAGAGATCCTTGAAATACTGCTTGAAGCTGGAGCTGATTCGTCCGGGAAAGACAACTGGGGCAACACCCTGCTGCATTACATAGCGGCAGGATGTAATGAAACAGAATCAAAAAAAGCAACAGAGATTCTGCTTGACTTCGTTCTTCCTGATGTCGATGCCGTGAACAATGAAGGCCTTACAGCCATAGATATAGCGACGGCTAAAAACAATGAAGCATTAGTGAAATTCCTATTGAAAAACTTATAAAAAGCATATGGACAACAATCTGACATTTCTCAATGCCTGCCGTAACGGACAGAAAAGCATTATCGGAATATTTCTGAAAAAAGGAGGGATTGACGTGAACAAGCGTGATGCAGAAGGTAATACTCCGTTGCATTATGCCTGCCTCAAAGGTTTTAGAGATATCGTTAATCTCCTCCTTGACAGCAATGCCGACATTTCGGTTATAAACAACGTTTCAGAAACCCCGTTACATGCAGCCGCCAAGAATGGCAACAAGGAGATTATCGGAAAACTCGTTCAATATGGAGCAGACCCGAATGCTACAGATAATGAAGGGCGTTCACCGCTAATCCGCCTCCTCGACAACAGGCGAACCGATGCGGCTTTATTTCTGATAGACCAAGGCGCAGACACGGAACTTACAGACAGTTCTGGGCACAAAGCGATAGACTACGCCACCGCACATGGATTGAGAGAGGTTGTCACTCGTCTTTCTGTGGAAGGCATTAGTGACTCACAGGGCAATACGCCTCTCCACCAGGCTGTATATAACGGACAGGGTGAAATTATCCGCACCTTGCTTGCCACTAC encodes:
- a CDS encoding ankyrin repeat domain-containing protein, with product MVTCDRILELYRYREPESKIIDAFREIAVDNRDKTYGNRTPLHLACEFADDRAVRILLERGADFNAKNNEGNTPLCILGMCRYEFADEEKIGEAAKLLLAAGASVPRSAEKTTALIEAVRNRHFSMAEVIVDSGSKIDSTDMNGENVLHLTGRIAGDISSEICRTEEYIAYVTDGKYPQKKIDETQKKLIILQKQEESIFKLAKKLLESASIDPEDKSDTGKTALDLAIEGGYATKVGSLLSGNDPEKNELYAQAGGMDIFQALFYKNRTALDALLRLGVELQTSCEHENMSHLFGRISPLSCALASSNFEAAEMILNAGADPDYRMPDERTAFAVWVGNNKSSGNEEQYLRILELMTQCGWNHELSVDKAGNTALSFACSYVSGGPGKAAIQYLLKNGAETNIVNLCGQTPLMILYGGRYWDGYIPILPTLPRSYPYGLKHCGSDEAEILEILLEAGADSSGKDNWGNTLLHYIAAGCNETESKKATEILLDFVLPDVDAVNNEGLTAIDIATAKNNEALVKFLLKNL
- a CDS encoding ankyrin repeat domain-containing protein: MDNNLTFLNACRNGQKSIIGIFLKKGGIDVNKRDAEGNTPLHYACLKGFRDIVNLLLDSNADISVINNVSETPLHAAAKNGNKEIIGKLVQYGADPNATDNEGRSPLIRLLDNRRTDAALFLIDQGADTELTDSSGHKAIDYATAHGLREVVTRLSVEGISDSQGNTPLHQAVYNGQGEIIRTLLATTAGMLDTTNDDGETPLIIACMKGNLMVAKLLIDAGADVDKALLNGTRPLHFAAWSGNKFIGQALMKAGAQIDAQNEKGETPLILAAKEGNNEFVGVLVEHLTNVNLADNFQHTALYYASERGYNEIVEILLMAGAEG
- the thiL gene encoding thiamine-phosphate kinase produces the protein MEEKKRTEIATLGEFGLIKHLTENLESKNESTLKGVGDDAAVLEYKDKKTLVTTDLLLEGVHFDLTYVPLKHLGYKSAVVNFSDIYAMNGQPKQITVSLGISKRFSIEDLEEFYAGLRLACEVYGVDIVGGDTSASMTGLTISITCIGEADTDKIVYRNGARENDLICVSGDFGAAYMGLQLLEREKKVFAGESDFQPAFEGKEYLLERQLKPEARKDIIKELSDRNIVPTAMMDVSDGLSSELLHICNQSHTGCRIYEERIPIDYQTASMAEEFNINLVTVALNGGEDYELLFTVPLTLHDEVITIPGVRVIGHITNPSLGAGMITRDGTEIALKAQGWNSLND
- a CDS encoding purine-nucleoside phosphorylase, translating into MLEKIRQTAAFLKDQLPKMPETAIILGTGLGELVNHIAIEKEIPYKDIPNFPVSTVEGHSGKLIFGKLGSKDIMAMQGRFHFYEGYDMKQVTFPVRVMKEIGIKTLFLSNAAGGMNPDFAIGDLMIIRDHINLFPEHPLRGKNFEELGVRFPDMSEAYSKELIKKALKIADENNIKVQQGVYVGTQGPTFETPAEYRYFHIIGGDAVGMSTVPEVIVARHSGINVFAISVITDLGVEGIVEKVSHEEVQKAAASAQPKMTLIMKKLVETF